The Streptomyces sp. M92 nucleotide sequence TAGACGTGCTGGGCACCGTTGCCGTCCTCGCAGACCATGAGGCCGCCGCTGGGGGCCAGGCAGATGTTGTCCGGGGACTCGCCGGGCAGCCGCACGTCGGTGTCCGGGCCGAAGACGATCACCAGGGTGAGCCGGCGCCGCTCGGGGTCGTAGCGCCAGATCTGCCCGTAGTGGTCGGCGGCCGAGCCGTCCGCGCTGCGGGCGAAGGACGACACGAAGTAGACGCTGCGCCCGCCCCAGTAGCAGCCCTCCAGCTTCTGCGCGTGGGTGATGCCGCCCCGGCCGAAGTCCTGGTGCCGGATCGGCGTCCCGGCGGCCAGCGGGTCGGGTACGTCGACCCACTCGACGCCGTCGAAGCAGGCGCCGGTTTCCTGGATCGAGGACAGGTCGGGCACGCCGGGCACGCGCATCGCCTGGAGCCGGCCGCCCGCCCGCAGCGAGCCCGTCCCGCCCAGCGGCTTCTCGGGCAGGAACCGGTAGAAGAGGCCGAACGGCCGCTCGAAGGCGTCCTCCGTCTCGTAGACGACACCCCGGCGCGGGTCCACGGCGACCGCCTCGTGCTGGAACCGGCCCATCGCGGTCAATGGCACCGCGCCGGTGCGGTGCGGGTCCGCCGGGTCGACCTCGAAGATGAAGCCGTGGTCCTTGGTGTAGCCGTTGGTGCCGGCCCTGTCCTCGGTCTCCTCGCAGGTCAGCCAGGTGTGCCACGGTGTGGGGCCGCCCGCGCAGTTGACGGCCGTACCGGCGATCGCGACCCGTTCGTCACGGACGTGGTTGCGGTGGTCCAGGGTGAGGGCGGTGCAGCCGCCCTTGCCCTCCGGGTCGTACGTCAGGCCCTCCACCGTGGGCACGGGGACCCGGCCGTCCGCGCGGTTCTCGTGGTTGCGCACGAGGTGGACGCCGCCGTGGCGGCCCCCAGAACGCGCGGCGAAGGCCGCCATGCCGTCGTGGTTGGACGGGACCGGGCCCTCGCCGGAGCGCAGCTCGTCGCCCTCGCGGGACAGGACCCGGTAGCGGAATCCTCTGGGCAGGTCGAGCAGGCCGTCGGGGTCGGGGATCAGCGGGCCGTAGCCGGTGTGGCCCGGGGAGTGGGCGGCGGCGGTGCCGGCGAACAGCTCGGAGAGGGCGCCGGTGAAGGCGATGCCTGCGCCCAGGGCTCCGCTGCGGGCGAGCACCTGGCGCCGAGTCGCCGGACGGCTGGACATGGACATGGGGTGACCTTCCTGCTGGCGGACAGGACTGTGACCCGCTGTGTCTATCACCTGGCACGTTTCCCGGGAACCACGCGCGCTACACGCGTCACGTGCCGGCCGGCTGCTCCGGCGTGGGGCCGGGCGCCAGCCGCTGCGGATTCTCCAGGAACCGCAGCAGCTCCACCGGGAACGGCAGCACCAGCGTCGAGTTCTTCTCCGCGGCCACCGCCACCACCGTCTGCAGCAGCCGCAGTTGCAGCGCGGCCGGTGTCTCCGACATCTCCCGCGCCGCCTCGGCGAGCACCTTGGAGGCCTGGCGCTCGGCGTCGGCGTTGATGACCCGGGCCCGCCGCTCGCGGTCGGCCTCGGCCTGCCGCGCCATCGAGCGCTTCATGGTCTCGGGCAGTGACACGTCCTTGATCTCGACGCGGTCGATCTGCACGCCCCAGCCGACGGCCGGGCTGTCGATCATCAGCTCCAGGCCCTGGTTCAGCTTCTCCCGGTTGGACAGCAGGTCGTCCAGGTCGCTCTTGCCGATGATGGACCGCAGCGACGTCTGCGCCATCTGGGACACCGCGAACTTGTAGTCCTCGACGCGGATGAGCGCGTAGGCGGCGTCGACCACCTTGAAGTAGACGACCGCGTCCACGCGGACGGTCACGTTGTCCCGGGTGATGCCTTCCTGGGCGGGCACCGGGAGCGTCACGATCTGCATGTTGACCTTGTGCAGCCGGTCCACCACCGGGACGATCAGGGTGAAGCCGGGCTGCCGCACCTCACCGGCGAGCCGGCCGAGCCGCAGGACGACCCCGCGCTCGTACTGCTTGACGATCCGCGCCGCCGACGCGATGTACAGCACCCCGGCGCCCCCGGCGGCGGCAGCCGCGGTCAGCAGCTCCTGGAGCATGGCGACCTCCTCGCCCTGAGGACCGTTTCACCCACTCCTGTCACGATATGCCGGAGGTCCGGTCCGGGGCCATGCCCCGGACCGGACCTCCCGCGCATCGACGGGACTACACGGCCGCCGTCGCCGGCTCGGTGACCTTCACCGGGTCCGTACCCGTGGCGCTGTGCCGCTCGGCCCAGTTCTCCAGCGCGGTGCGGCAGGCGTGGTCCAGGTGGTGCAGCCGGGACAGGTCCAGCTCGACCGGCCGGTCCTGCGGCAGCGCCTCCAGGCTCTCCAGGATCTTCGGCAGCCTGAGGAAGGTCGCGTTGCCCGTCAGGTGCGCCTGGACCGGACCGGCACCCTTGTCGACGACCTCCAGCCTGAGGTGCGAGGCCTCCCAGGCGGTCTTGACCACGGACAGGGCCAGACCGATCAGCACGCCCTCGAACATGTTCACCGCGACGATGGACACGGCGGTGACCACGAGGATCAGTGCCTCGCCCCGGTGGTCGCGCCACAGCGGCACGATGCCGCGGAACGGGATCAGCTTCCAGCCCGCGTGGACCAGGATGCCCGCCAGCGCGGGCAGCGGGATCAGGGCCAGCACGGACGGCAGCAGCGCCGCGAACAGCAGCAGCCACACGCCGTGCATCACCCGGGACGCCTTGGTGCGCGCGCCCGCGCTGACGTTGGCGGAACTGCGCACGATGACCGCGGTCATCGGCAGGGCGCCGAGGACGCCGCACACCGTGTTGCCCGCGCCCTGCGCCATCAGCTCCTTGTTGTACTCGGTACGCGGACCCTTGTGCAGCCGGTCCACCGCCGCGGCGCTGAACAGGCTCTCCGCCGACGCGATCAGCGTGAAGGCGACGATCGTGCCGAGCAGGCCCACGTTCGCCAGCTCGCCGAAGGCGTCGGCGCCGGGCGGCTGGATCACGTCCAGCAGGCCGCTGACCTCGACGGTCGCGACCGACAGCCCGAACGCCGCCGTGACCGCCGTGGCCAGGCCGACGGCGGCCAGCGCGCCCGGCACGGTCTGCGCCCGCTTCGGCAGCCGCTTCCACAGCACCATCACCGCCACCGTGCCCGCGCCGAGGGCGAGCGAGGTCAGCGCCTCGGTGCTGCCCAGCGCGTCGGCGGCGGCTCCGGGCAGCCCGGTGAGCTTGTCGATGCCGGAGGAGGGCGCCTGGAGCCCGGCCGCCGAGTACAGCTGGCCCGCGATGAGCACCAGGCCGATGCCGGCCAGCATGCCCTCGACGACCGACAGGGAGATCGCCCGGAACCAGCGCCCGAGCCTCAGGGCGCCCATCGCGAGCTGGATCAGCCCGGTGGCCAGCACGATCACGCCGAGGGCGGCCAGCCCGTACGAGTCGACCGCGCCGAAGACCAGCACGGTCAGGCCCGCGGCCGGACCGGACACCTGGAGGCTGCTGCCCGGCAGGAATCCGGTGACCAGACCGCCCACGATCCCGGTGACCAGGCCGAGTTCGGCCGGGACGCCGGAGGCGACGGCCACGCCCACGCACAGCGGGAGGGCGACCAGGAAGACGACGAGCGAGGCGGTGAAGTCCTGCCGCAGATGCGGGAACTTGTGGGATATGGAGGACATGGCGGCGCTCACAGCGTCTCGAACGCGTCGGTGTCCGCCCGGTGTGCGCGTACGACCCCGGTGTGGACCTCGTAGTACCAGCCGTGCATCCGCAGCCGGCCCTCCGTCAGCCGCCGTTCCACGCACGGGTAGGAGCGCAGGCGCAGCAGCTGCGACAGGACGTGGTGCTGGACGGCCTCGGCGACCGTCGGGTCGGCGGGATCGCTGGGCTTCGGTTCGTCCGCGGCCTCGGCCAGCCAGTCGCGGACGGCGGGTACGGCGGTCAGGTCGTCCCCGCGTACCAGGGCACCGACGGCGCCGCAGTGCGAGTGGCCGCAGACCACGATGTCCGAGACGCCGAGGACCTCGACGGCGTACTCGACGGTGGCCGCCTCGCCGGATGGGTGCCCGGCGCCGTACGGCGGGACGATGTTGCCGGCGGTGCGCAGCTCGAAGAGCTGGCCGGGCCGGGCTCCGGTGATCAGGGCCGGTACGACCCGGGAGTCGGAGCAGGTGATGAACAGGACTTCGGGCGACTGGCCTTCGGCGTGCCCGGCGAACTCCTCAGGGCGCTGTCCGAACGTGCGGGCGTTGTCGATGAGGGGCTGCATGATGCGGTTGTTCCTCCTGGCGCGCCGTGGGGGCGCGTCGGACGGTCAGGACAGAGGTGGGGGTGAGCCGACCGGTCCCTCAGCAGCGGAAGACCTGCAGCGCCGCGGGGGAGTGGTCCGTCGCGAATCTGGGACGGTGCTCGGCCCCGCGGCCGGAGACGACGGGTCCGGGCACCCCCGGGGCGGCGTGCCGCGGCAGCGGGCGCTGAGGGGTGTCGGGCTGGGGCGCGGCGGCGCCGCGGTGGCGGTCGCGGACGCGCGGGGCGGTGGTCGGCCCGCCCGGACGGCCGGCCTCGTGGCAGGTGACGGTCTCGTCGTACGGCGTCGCGTCGGAGGCGGTGGTTCCGGCGCGGGCATGGGCCACGGCTTCACCGTTCGTATACGCGGATGCGAAGGAAGCGGTGGGAGCGAAGAACTGGAGCGCGAACAGGACGGCGGCGAGGAGCGGAACCACGGTCCGGGCCGTCGTGCCTCGGAACATGCGCCCCCTTCCAGGCAGTTCCTGCCGCTGGTATATGCCGGGACATGGTCAATGCCCGGCAAACGCATGGTCAATGCGCGGTCAAGAAACACGTTAACCCTGCAAAGAGCTTTGCAGGGTTAACGGGGAGTTACGGGTTGCAGAGAGCCCGAAAATGGCGGCTGCTTTGGCGGGAACTGGCTGCTCGGCGGGTCCTCAGGGCGTGTCGGCCAGGGGGGCCGCGTCCCGGGCCAGCGCGGTGAGCCGGGAGATCGCCCGGAAGTACTTCTTCCGGTACCCGCCCTTGAGCATCTCCTCGCCGAAGAGCCGGTCGAAGGGCAGCCCGGAGGCCAGCACGGGCACCTCGCGGTCGTACAGCCGGTCGGCCAGCACGACCAGGCGCAGCGCCGTCGACTGGTCGGGCACCGGGCGCACCCCGGTCAGGCAGACGGCCGCGACACCGTCGGTCAGCGCGCCGTACCGGCTGGGGTGGACGCGGGCGAGGTGGTCGAGGAGCGCGGGGAAGTCGTCCAGCGAGGCACCCT carries:
- a CDS encoding PhoX family protein produces the protein MSMSSRPATRRQVLARSGALGAGIAFTGALSELFAGTAAAHSPGHTGYGPLIPDPDGLLDLPRGFRYRVLSREGDELRSGEGPVPSNHDGMAAFAARSGGRHGGVHLVRNHENRADGRVPVPTVEGLTYDPEGKGGCTALTLDHRNHVRDERVAIAGTAVNCAGGPTPWHTWLTCEETEDRAGTNGYTKDHGFIFEVDPADPHRTGAVPLTAMGRFQHEAVAVDPRRGVVYETEDAFERPFGLFYRFLPEKPLGGTGSLRAGGRLQAMRVPGVPDLSSIQETGACFDGVEWVDVPDPLAAGTPIRHQDFGRGGITHAQKLEGCYWGGRSVYFVSSFARSADGSAADHYGQIWRYDPERRRLTLVIVFGPDTDVRLPGESPDNICLAPSGGLMVCEDGNGAQHVYGVTRRGDVYAMARGAQNIGSQEEPEWGEFAGVTFSPDGDTMYVNCYTPGTTFAVTGPWRR
- a CDS encoding carbonic anhydrase, producing MQPLIDNARTFGQRPEEFAGHAEGQSPEVLFITCSDSRVVPALITGARPGQLFELRTAGNIVPPYGAGHPSGEAATVEYAVEVLGVSDIVVCGHSHCGAVGALVRGDDLTAVPAVRDWLAEAADEPKPSDPADPTVAEAVQHHVLSQLLRLRSYPCVERRLTEGRLRMHGWYYEVHTGVVRAHRADTDAFETL
- a CDS encoding slipin family protein, which encodes MLQELLTAAAAAGGAGVLYIASAARIVKQYERGVVLRLGRLAGEVRQPGFTLIVPVVDRLHKVNMQIVTLPVPAQEGITRDNVTVRVDAVVYFKVVDAAYALIRVEDYKFAVSQMAQTSLRSIIGKSDLDDLLSNREKLNQGLELMIDSPAVGWGVQIDRVEIKDVSLPETMKRSMARQAEADRERRARVINADAERQASKVLAEAAREMSETPAALQLRLLQTVVAVAAEKNSTLVLPFPVELLRFLENPQRLAPGPTPEQPAGT
- a CDS encoding SulP family inorganic anion transporter; amino-acid sequence: MSSISHKFPHLRQDFTASLVVFLVALPLCVGVAVASGVPAELGLVTGIVGGLVTGFLPGSSLQVSGPAAGLTVLVFGAVDSYGLAALGVIVLATGLIQLAMGALRLGRWFRAISLSVVEGMLAGIGLVLIAGQLYSAAGLQAPSSGIDKLTGLPGAAADALGSTEALTSLALGAGTVAVMVLWKRLPKRAQTVPGALAAVGLATAVTAAFGLSVATVEVSGLLDVIQPPGADAFGELANVGLLGTIVAFTLIASAESLFSAAAVDRLHKGPRTEYNKELMAQGAGNTVCGVLGALPMTAVIVRSSANVSAGARTKASRVMHGVWLLLFAALLPSVLALIPLPALAGILVHAGWKLIPFRGIVPLWRDHRGEALILVVTAVSIVAVNMFEGVLIGLALSVVKTAWEASHLRLEVVDKGAGPVQAHLTGNATFLRLPKILESLEALPQDRPVELDLSRLHHLDHACRTALENWAERHSATGTDPVKVTEPATAAV